The Deltaproteobacteria bacterium genomic interval ACGGATACTACCCGCCCAACCGGGGAAGCATCTACCTGGATGGAGACCGGATCGATGGCCTGAGTCCTAATCAGGTCGCCAAGAAGGGGGTCACCCGCATGTTCCAGGCCACCCGTATCTTCCCCAGGATGTCAGTGCTGGAGAATATGTTGACTGTCGGCTATGCGGTCGGTCGAATTCCGGCTCGGGATATCCTTGACAGGGCGAGGATGATTCTGACCCGGCTTTCCCTGGATTCTATGACCCACGAGGATGCTGGAAATCTTTCGGGCGGTCAGAGGAAGATCCTGGAATTCGGCACCTGCTTTATGGCGAATCCTAAATTGGTCCTTCTCGACGAGCCGTTTGCCTCGATCCACCCCGAACTCAAGAGTATCCTCGAGGGATTCATGAGGGCCCATTACGAGCAGGGGGGAACCCTTTTGCTCGTCAGCCATGACATCCCTTCTGTGGTCGCCTCCTGCCCCAGGCTGATCGTGCTCAATGCGGGCAGAATCATCGCTGACGGGCCGACTGAAGAGGTGGTCAAGAAGGATGAAGTGGCCGAGGCGTATCTCGGGGGCATTGCAGAGGAAGGTTGAGGTATGGAAACCCTGCTCGAAGTGGACAACGTAACACTGGGTTACTCAGAAGATATCGACATCCTCCATGATGTATCGGTAAGGATAGCCGCATCTACGATTACGGGAATGATCGGACTCAACGGGGCCGGGAAAACAACCTTTGTGAAGGGCATATATGGCTTCCTGAAGCCCAAACGGGGACGCATCCTCCTCGAGGGTGAGGATATCACCAATGCCGAGCCTTACATGCTCATCCACAAAGGTATATGGTACCTTCCCCAGGATTCCAGTCTATTCCCCTACCTCTCCGTTGAAGATAATCTATCTATCCCTACGAGGCCACTTCAATTGAGCCGGCTGCAGGTGAGAGGACGAATGGAAGAGGTCTTTGATCAATTCCCCGACCTCCGCGACAAAAGGAAAAAGAAAGCAGGTGATCTGAGCGGAGGGCAGCAAAAGATGCTGGAATGCGCCAAGGTGATGATGGTGAAGCCCAGGCTCCTGTTTGTTGACGAACCCACCGTTGGACTTGCCCCGAAGTTTGCCATGGAGATGTACGAAAGGATAGTGGGGTTTTTGCACGGGGGAATGACGGTATTCTTGATTGACCATAATGTGCGTCAGCTAATCAAATTGTCAAGCTACATCTATGTTATGAGTCTTGGCAGAATCACGAGTGAAGGACCACAAGACCGGTTTAAGGGTGAGCTCAAGCATCAGGTAAGGCAGTGGTTGGGATTCTGAGGCCGATGCCGAGAGATGAAAAGGCGGGCTCACCCATCAGGCTCTTGCCCGAGGACCATAGCGCCGCGCCGGTCAAGTTATGATCCGTGCTGGTGGATCGGGGTTCTGAGAGGTGAAACAAGGGTTGAGCCAGAGGTACAAGCCCCCAGGCCCACGTCAGAAGCAAAGGAAAACCCGAACCCAGCCTATGTGAGACGCCAGAACCCCCCCTTCTTTTGAACGTTTGTGAAATTAAAGCAAATATCCACAACCTCACGAATAAGTGCCAGTCGCTTTTCCAGGCCGATCAGGGTGCCGACGAGAACCTCGAACCGTTTTTGCCTTGTGAGGTTCCGCAACGGGGTTTGAACCCGGAACTCTCCTGCAAGATAGACCACGCCCCGGGTGACGCTGAACTGAATCTTTTCCAAATCTGCCGAAGTCCGGCTCAGTTCGCGGCGCACCTCCTTCTGGATTTCGAAATCGCTTCTCATCATCGCGGAGCGCTCCTCATTACGGCTTGCTCCCACTTCCCACAGGAGAAGGCTGCCTCCAACAAGCCCCTTCCTTCAACCCACGACCTCCCCCTGTGCGGGCGGCCGCCGGGGCCCAAAAGCTCCAATGCCGGAACCTCCATTTTTCAGGGAACCCGGGAAAACAATCAAACAAAAACACCCTCGAATCCCTGCCATCCCCCAACCCGGTCTCGACCGCCATCACCTTTA includes:
- a CDS encoding ATP-binding cassette domain-containing protein, encoding METLLEVDNVTLGYSEDIDILHDVSVRIAASTITGMIGLNGAGKTTFVKGIYGFLKPKRGRILLEGEDITNAEPYMLIHKGIWYLPQDSSLFPYLSVEDNLSIPTRPLQLSRLQVRGRMEEVFDQFPDLRDKRKKKAGDLSGGQQKMLECAKVMMVKPRLLFVDEPTVGLAPKFAMEMYERIVGFLHGGMTVFLIDHNVRQLIKLSSYIYVMSLGRITSEGPQDRFKGELKHQVRQWLGF
- a CDS encoding ABC transporter ATP-binding protein — its product is MGKGRRLLEVEGVSKGFGGLQALRDVSFGMDEGELIGLIGPNASGKTTFLNIINGYYPPNRGSIYLDGDRIDGLSPNQVAKKGVTRMFQATRIFPRMSVLENMLTVGYAVGRIPARDILDRARMILTRLSLDSMTHEDAGNLSGGQRKILEFGTCFMANPKLVLLDEPFASIHPELKSILEGFMRAHYEQGGTLLLVSHDIPSVVASCPRLIVLNAGRIIADGPTEEVVKKDEVAEAYLGGIAEEG